A part of Aegilops tauschii subsp. strangulata cultivar AL8/78 chromosome 2, Aet v6.0, whole genome shotgun sequence genomic DNA contains:
- the LOC109773573 gene encoding structural maintenance of chromosomes protein 3-like, producing the protein MYIKKVVIQGFKSYREETSTDPFSPKVNVVVGANGSGKSNFFHAIRFVLSDMFQNLRCEDRRGALLHEGAGHSVISAFVEILFDNSDNRIPVDREEVRLRRTVSSKKDEYYLDGKHVSKTEVMNLLESAGFSRSNPYYIVQQGKIASLTLMKDSERLDLLKEIGGTRVYEDRRRESLKILQETAHKRKQIGQTVHYLEERLRELDEEKEELEKYQELDKERRSLEYNLLDHELNDTKNELVSMDDDRIFFSEMLSNADDEVADVREKVKSFDKEIEVCTEGIDEIKSQKEDAEKKRTKALKLVTQIELDLRDIEDRISNEKRAKDEAAKDLHSMRKESERSKSELAEISNAHQAKLQEEEEMSKSITDREKQLGVLYQKQGRATQFKNEAARDKWLRKEIHDLERVLSSNRKQESLLQEEIQKLKDEINNLMNYIESRRSESGKLESALANRQKDYNDFVQQKDALQDERKSLWKQENSVTAEIDRLKEDLVKACKSLDYATPRDTRRGLNYVDKIVREHKKRGVFGPVLELIDCEEKFFTAVEVAAGNSLLHVVVENDDISTEIIKIWTKQKDGRVTFIPLNRVYAPSVNIPQSSDFVPLLKKLKYRADHRPAFELIFGRTVICRDLETATRVARSNDLDCITLDGDQVSSDGGMTGGFFDYRRSRLKYVKIIRDNKITIEEKTAHLKNVGKELHDIDRKIMDLVTKHQQVDAERDHAKSELEQFKDDITRAMKQKGLLEKALGKKEKSLDNIRNQIEQIQSGIATKNNEMGTELIDQLTSEERDLLSRLNPEIAALKEKFLLCKNNRIEIETRKEELETNLSANLTRRQEELEAIISSADSEALPLEVKSKEQHLKQSKSNLDELTALLQANVDAINDFMGKMEQLKKQRDDLKLTYTARLFFGVVQANLGQTVQDAANDLEQLMNRRRMHLAKQAECMKKMRDLGSLPADAFEKYNGKDRLLLQKLLHDRNEQLKQFSHVNQKALDQYVNFNEQRDQLRRRRDELALGDKKIRDLISLLDQKKDESIERTFKGVGRHFREVFSELVQCGHGALVMMKKKDGDAEDDDNDEDGPREADPKGRIDKYVGVKVKVSFTGKGDTQSMKQLSGGQKTVVALTLIFAIQRCDPAPFYLFDEIDAALDSQYRTAVGNVVRRLADMADTQFIATTFRPEILKVADKIYGVAHKSRVSYIDVVSKEQALDFIEQDQAQNAS; encoded by the exons ATGTATATCAAGAAG GTCGTGATCCAAGGGTTTAAGAGCTACAGGGAGGAGACCTCGACAGACCCTTTCAGCCCCAAAGTTAACGTAGTTG TTGGCGCAAATGGATCTGGCAAATCGAACTTTTTCCACG CTATACGCTTTGTCCTAAGCGACATGTTTCAGAACCTGCGCTGTGAGGATAGGCGGGGAGCTCTTCTCCAT GAAGGTGCTGGACACTCGGTTATATCTGCCTTTGTTGAGATACTGTTTGATAATTCAGACAACCGTATTCCA GTTGATAGAGAAGAGGTACGGCTCCGGAGGACGGTTTCTTCAAAGAAGGATGAATACTACCTTGATGGGAAACATGTTAG TAAAACTGAAGTCATGAACCTGCTGGAGAGTGCTGGCTTCTCTCGTTCTAATCCATACTATATTGTCCAGCAGGGAAAG ATTGCATCCCTTACTCTAATGAAGGATTCTGAACGACTGGATCTTCTCAAAGAGATTGGTGGTACGCGTGTTTACGAAGATAGGCGTCGGGAGAGCTTGAAAATATTGCAAGAAACAG CCCATAAAAGGAAGCAGATTGGTCAAACTGTCCACTACCTGGAGGAAAGATTGAGAGAACTTGATGAAGAGAAAGAAGAGCTAGAGAAGTACCAGGAGCTGGACAAAGAAAGAAGATCGCTTGAGTATAATCTGTTGGACCATGAACTGAATGATACTAAAAATGAATTAGTTTCA ATGGATGATGATcgaatttttttttctgaaatGTTGTCTAATGCGGATGATGAAGTGGCAGATGTACGTGAGAAGGTCAAGAGTTTTGATAAAGAAATAGAAGTCTGTACAGAAGGGATAGATGAAATCAAGTCTCAAAAGGAAGATGCCGAGAAGAAGCGTACTAAAGCACTAAAGCTAGTCACTCAGATTGAACTGGATCTGAGAGATATAGAAGACAGAATTTCAAATGAAAAACGAGCAAAG GATGAAGCTGCGAAGGATTTACACAGTATGAGGAAAGAGAGTGAAAGGTCAAAGTCTGAATTGGCCGAAATCAGTAATGCGCACCAGGCCAAATTGCAGGAAGAGGAGGAGATGTCAAAAAG CATAACGGACCGCGAGAAGCAGCTTGGCGTATTGTACCAAAAACAGGGGAGGGCAACTCAGTTTAAGAATGAGGCTGCCAGAGATAAGTGGCTTCGGAAAGAAATTCATGATCTTGAGCGTGTACTTTCATCGAATAGAAAGCAG GAAAGCTTACTCCAAGAAGAAATTCAGAAACTCAAAGATGAAATTAATAACTTGATGAACTACATCGAGTCTCGGAGAAGTGAATCCGGCAAGTTAGAGTCTGCTCTTGCAAACAGACAAAAGGACTATAATGACTTTGTGCAGCAGAAAGATGCacttcaagatgaaaggaa ATCATTGTGGAAGCAGGAAAATAGCGTAACAGCTGAAATCGATCGGCTAAAGGAAGATCTTGTGAAGGCATGCAAGAGTCTGGACTATGCCACACCCAGG GATACCAGGAGAGGCCTGAATTATGTTGACAAAATAGTCAGGGAACATAAAAAGCGCGGAGTTTTTGGTCCAGTATTAGAACTAATTGACTGCGAGGAGAAGTTTTTTACAGCTGTTGAGGTCGCTGCTGGAAATAG CTTGCTCCATGTGGTGGTTGAAAATGACGACATATCAACGGAGATAATTAAGATATGGACAAAAC AAAAAGATGGACGGGTGACTTTCATACCACTGAACAGAGTGTACGCTCCTAGCGTCAATATTCCACAAAGTTCTGATTTTGTTCCACTGTTGAAGAAGTTAAAGTACCGCGCCGATCATCGCCCTGCTTTTGAACTG ATTTTTGGTAGGACAGTTATATGCCGGGACCTGGAAACTGCGACCAGGGTTGCACGCAGCAATGATCTAGATTGCATCACACTTGATG GTGATCAAGTTTCAAGTGACGGTGGTATGACAGGAGGTTTCTTTGACTATAGGCGCTCAAGATTGAAGTATGTAAAAATAATTAGGGACAATAAAATAACAATCGAGGAAAAGACGGCACATCTAAAGAATGTGGGGAAAGAGCTACACG ATATAGATAGAAAAATTATGGATTTAGTTACCAAACATCAACAAGTGGATGCGGAACGTGATCATGCCAAGTCAGAGTTGGAACAGTTTAAGGATGATATTACCAGGGCAATGAAGCAAAAAGGATTACTTGAGAAAGCCCTTGGAAAGAAG GAGAAATCACTCGACAACATCCGCAACCAAATTGAGCAAATCCAATCTGGCATTGCAACGAAAAATAATGAGATGGGAACAGAACTGATTGACCAGCTAACATCAGAAGAAAGAGATCTCCTTTCGCGGTTGAATCCTGAAATTGCTGCATTGAAGGAGAAGTTTCTCTTGTGTAAAAACAATCGCATTGA GATTGAAACAAGAAAAGAAGAACTGGAGACCAATTTATCAGCTAATCTGACGAGGCGCCAGGAAGAGCTGGAAGCGATAATTTCATCTGCAGATTCTGAAGCCTTGCCTCTTGAAGTCAAATCAAAAGAGCAACATCTGAAACAGTCGAAGAGCAATCTTGATGAGTTGACTGCACTTCTGCAGG CTAATGTTGATGCAATTAATGACTTTATGGGAAAGATGGAGCAACTgaaaaaacaaagggatgatctGAAGCTAACTTATACAGCAAGACTGTTTTTCGGG GTGGTTCAAGCTAATTTGGGGCAGACTGTGCAAGATGCAGCGAACGACTTGGAACAGTTGATGAACAGAAGGAGAATGCATCTGGCCAAGCAAGCAGAGTGTATGAAAAAGATGCGAGATTTGGGCTCGTTGCCTGCTGATGCTTTTGAAAA ATACAATGGAAAAGATAGGCTGCTGCTGCAGAAGCTGCTTCATGACCGCAATGAGCAGTTGAAGCAATTTAGTCATGTCAACCAAAAGGCTCTTGACCAGTATGTGAACTTCAATGAACAACGCGATCAACTGCGGAGAAGACGGGATGAACTTGCCCTTGGTGACAAG AAAATTCGAGACTTGATATCGCTTTTAGACCAAAAAAAGGATGAATCGATCGAACGCACGTTTAAAGGAGTTGGAAGGCACTTCCGCGAAGTGTTCTCTGAATTAGTGCAATGTGGCCATGGAGCCTTGGTTATGATGAAGAAAAAG GATGGTGATGCTGAAGACGATGACAATGATGAGGACGGGCCTCGTGAAGCAGATCCTAAAGGGAGAATCGACAAATACGTTGGCGTGAAAGTCAAG GTTTCCTTCACTGGCAAGGGAGACACTCAGTCCATGAAACAGTTGTCCGGGGGACAGAAGACAGTGGTGGCATTGACACTGATCTTTGCCATCCAACGATGTGATCCGGCTCCGTTCTACCTCTTCGACGAGATCGACGCCGCTCTGGATTCTCAGTACAGAACAGCCGTCGGCA ACGTGGTGCGACGTCTGGCTGACATGGCGGACACCCAGTTCATCGCAACCACATTCAGGCCAGAGATTCTGAAAGTCGCGGATAAGATCTACGGCGTGGCGCACAAGAGTAGAGTGAGCTACATCGACGTGGTGTCAAAGGAGCAAGCGCTGGACTTCATTGAGCAGGACCAGGCGCAAAATGCCAGCTGA